A window of Limosilactobacillus reuteri genomic DNA:
CGGATGTTGACGAATATATTTTAAATGTGCCAAGATGATAGCAGCCCACACAAAGAGAAAACTCGTGGTAGCAATACTGGAAACAAAAGTAAAAACTCCTTCTGGCATTACTAAGTTTAAGATAGCGGCAATTCCAATAACAATTGCAGAAATAATAACCGCTGTTGCAGGCACCGACCGTTTAGATAAGCGACTAATCTTACGGATAACAGGCCGGTGAGCAGTAGAGGTTAACTCGGCCAACATCCGACCAGTTGTATATAGAGAACTATTACAAGCAGAAGCCGCAGCAGTAATTACTACAAAATTAACGATACTAGCAGCCCCCGGAAGACCGATGTCGCGAAAAACAAGGACAAACGGACTATTGCTTGGTGAAAGTTTACTCCACGGATAAATGCACATAATGACAGCCAAAGCACCGATATAAAAGAGCATAATTCGAACAGGAATGCCATTAATTGCCTTAGGAATAACAACTTTAGGGTTCTCTGCCTCAGCGGCTGTCACCCCTACCATTTCAATTCCAACAAAGGCAAATACAACCATTTGAAAAGAAAGCATGAAGCCCTTTGTCCCGGTAGCAAAAAAGCCCCCATCATTAACTAAATTAGCAGGAGTAGCGAGATAGCCGCTTGCCGAATGAAAATGAAGTAAAACTAAAATGATACCAACGGCAATTAAAATAACAATTGCCAAAATTTTAATAAGGGCAAACCAAAATTCGAGTTCACCAAACGTACTAACAGTCATTAGATTTAATCCCAATAAAATTAGGAGAGTTACTAATCCAGGTAACCATTGCGGAACTTGAGGGAACCATAGTTGAAAATATAATCCAATGGCGGTAACTTCGGCCATCGCCAATGCTAGCCAACACACCCAATAAGCCCAACCCATTACGAAACTCACGCGATTACCAAGATAATC
This region includes:
- a CDS encoding amino acid permease codes for the protein MAEKQEFTRKLKSRHIQLMALGGTIGTGLFLGSGKGIHAAGPAILLAYLITGIICFGIMQALGELLLSDLHYHSFMDAIRDYLGNRVSFVMGWAYWVCWLALAMAEVTAIGLYFQLWFPQVPQWLPGLVTLLILLGLNLMTVSTFGELEFWFALIKILAIVILIAVGIILVLLHFHSASGYLATPANLVNDGGFFATGTKGFMLSFQMVVFAFVGIEMVGVTAAEAENPKVVIPKAINGIPVRIMLFYIGALAVIMCIYPWSKLSPSNSPFVLVFRDIGLPGAASIVNFVVITAAASACNSSLYTTGRMLAELTSTAHRPVIRKISRLSKRSVPATAVIISAIVIGIAAILNLVMPEGVFTFVSSIATTSFLFVWAAIILAHLKYIRQHPQSRTFKMPGAPFTDYVILVFLFIVLIVLCMEKQTLIALILTLAWFAILAVASLTQKKA